The following are encoded together in the Halopiger aswanensis genome:
- a CDS encoding HVO_A0556 family zinc finger protein: MAKSQSTAEQQDGGAVLAILEGRSCPSCGGELERDVYKDKDAVVCAECGTPRAQVWTTS; the protein is encoded by the coding sequence ATGGCGAAATCACAGTCGACGGCGGAACAGCAGGACGGCGGGGCCGTACTCGCGATTCTCGAGGGACGCTCGTGTCCGTCCTGCGGCGGCGAACTCGAGCGCGACGTCTACAAGGACAAGGACGCGGTCGTCTGCGCCGAGTGCGGCACGCCGCGGGCGCAGGTGTGGACGACGTCCTGA
- a CDS encoding DUF7511 domain-containing protein, with the protein MSSDIDTDSRSAPTASSSIALECVVIENEDAPNECAVYPRDADKDELMTTWITAHDDAFVELESMR; encoded by the coding sequence ATGAGCTCCGATATCGATACCGACTCCCGATCGGCTCCGACCGCGTCGTCGTCGATCGCCCTCGAGTGCGTCGTCATCGAGAACGAGGACGCCCCCAACGAGTGTGCGGTCTATCCGCGAGACGCGGACAAAGACGAACTGATGACGACCTGGATCACCGCCCACGACGACGCGTTCGTCGAACTCGAGTCGATGCGCTGA
- a CDS encoding S1C family serine protease, producing MDTDRCARRRVLAAAGAGLLGAVAGCSEPSGTSSIEGGSTHDIDRDNVADGSTYTDVYESIIDSVTQVRVFGVEDPLTQAEGRGQGSGFLYDDSHVVTNEHVVAGGEAADLQYINGDWTGTRLVGTDYFSDLAVLEVDHVPDAATPLSLADARPAVGQQVLAIGNPYGLEGSMSQGIVSGVERTLDSGRQFSFPDVVQTDAALNPGNSGGPLVDLDGNVVGVVNAGVNGADNIGFAISAQLADRVVPALIDDGEYEHSYMGIGLRSVDRLVAEENRLEEATGVIVSRVVDGGPADGVLEEADGTVRRRGEPIPVGGDVIFELDGKPIPDRHALSRFLALETSPGETIDIRLWRNGAETQESLTLGTRTPPE from the coding sequence ATGGATACCGATCGCTGCGCTCGACGGCGCGTCCTCGCTGCGGCCGGCGCCGGCCTCCTCGGCGCCGTCGCCGGCTGTTCGGAGCCGAGCGGGACCTCGTCGATCGAGGGCGGCTCGACGCACGATATCGATCGCGACAACGTCGCGGACGGCTCGACGTACACCGACGTCTACGAGTCGATCATCGACTCGGTGACGCAGGTCCGGGTCTTCGGCGTCGAGGACCCGCTCACGCAGGCGGAAGGTCGCGGCCAGGGCTCGGGCTTCCTCTACGACGACTCGCACGTCGTCACGAACGAACACGTCGTCGCCGGCGGCGAGGCGGCCGACCTGCAGTACATCAACGGCGACTGGACCGGCACCCGCCTCGTCGGTACGGACTACTTCAGCGACCTGGCGGTCCTCGAGGTCGATCACGTGCCCGACGCCGCGACGCCACTCTCGCTCGCCGACGCGCGCCCCGCCGTCGGCCAGCAGGTGCTCGCGATCGGCAACCCCTACGGCCTCGAGGGGTCGATGTCCCAGGGGATCGTCAGCGGCGTGGAGCGAACGCTCGACTCGGGGCGGCAGTTCTCGTTCCCGGACGTCGTCCAGACTGACGCCGCGCTCAACCCCGGCAACAGCGGCGGACCGCTGGTGGACCTCGACGGGAACGTCGTCGGCGTCGTCAACGCCGGCGTCAACGGCGCGGACAACATCGGCTTCGCGATCTCGGCGCAGTTGGCCGACCGCGTCGTTCCCGCGCTCATCGACGACGGGGAGTACGAGCACTCCTACATGGGCATCGGACTGCGCTCGGTGGATCGGCTCGTCGCGGAGGAGAACCGCCTCGAGGAGGCGACCGGCGTCATCGTCAGCCGAGTGGTCGACGGCGGCCCGGCCGACGGCGTCCTCGAAGAGGCGGATGGGACCGTCCGCCGGCGGGGCGAACCGATCCCCGTCGGCGGCGACGTTATCTTCGAACTGGACGGTAAGCCGATTCCGGACCGGCACGCGCTCTCACGATTCCTCGCTCTCGAGACGAGTCCCGGCGAGACGATCGACATCCGACTGTGGCGCAACGGCGCCGAGACGCAGGAGTCGCTGACGCTCGGGACGCGAACGCCGCCGGAGTAA
- a CDS encoding tRNA pseudouridine(54/55) synthase Pus10 — protein MITDDARALLATGALCDSCLGRPFADRSFGLTNGERGRALRTTIALEDDADFDPTDPADCWVCEGYCGAFDAIADTIVDALEGVDFETYQVGTRVPPLAEENERLLREDAGLEPDAGESLKRELNREVGRRVGAKTGAEVDFDRPDVLAVIDLEAFDPLDLAADESVTSHAVDVQINPAFVYGRYRKLERDIPQTEWSCRECGGSGVQLGDEGEEPCDYCGGSGYMYDTSVEQTVRPHVVAAMDGDEGTFHGAGREDVDARMLGEGRPFVLEVKRPRVRDPDPAELEREINDAADGSVEVEGLRLATYEMVERVKEHDASKRYRADVEFAEPVDEDTFDAALDELAGTTVQQDTPQRVDHRRASLTRERTVYDIEGDLLEPTEAEVRLHGEGGLYVKELISSDDGRTEPSLAGLVGTDAEVTALDVTGVEGEDEPFELEEYFRDEPREDDA, from the coding sequence ATGATCACGGACGACGCCCGCGCGCTGCTCGCGACGGGCGCCCTCTGCGACTCCTGTCTCGGCCGCCCCTTCGCCGACCGGAGCTTCGGCCTGACCAACGGGGAGCGCGGCCGGGCGCTGCGGACGACCATCGCCCTCGAGGACGACGCCGATTTCGACCCGACAGACCCCGCCGACTGCTGGGTCTGCGAGGGCTACTGCGGCGCCTTCGACGCCATCGCCGACACCATCGTCGACGCCCTCGAGGGGGTCGACTTCGAGACCTATCAGGTCGGGACCCGCGTCCCGCCGCTGGCCGAGGAGAACGAGCGCCTGCTGCGGGAGGACGCGGGTCTCGAGCCCGACGCCGGCGAGTCGCTCAAGCGCGAACTGAACCGCGAGGTCGGCCGTCGCGTCGGCGCCAAAACTGGTGCCGAGGTCGACTTCGACCGGCCCGACGTGCTCGCGGTCATCGACCTCGAGGCGTTCGACCCGCTCGACCTCGCGGCCGACGAGAGCGTCACGAGCCACGCGGTCGACGTCCAGATCAACCCGGCGTTCGTCTACGGCCGCTACCGCAAACTCGAGCGCGACATTCCCCAGACCGAGTGGTCCTGCCGCGAGTGCGGCGGCAGCGGCGTCCAACTGGGCGACGAGGGCGAGGAACCCTGCGACTACTGCGGCGGCTCGGGCTACATGTACGACACCAGCGTCGAGCAGACCGTCAGACCCCACGTCGTCGCGGCCATGGACGGCGACGAGGGCACCTTCCACGGCGCCGGCCGCGAGGACGTCGACGCCCGCATGCTCGGCGAGGGCCGCCCGTTCGTCCTCGAGGTCAAGCGCCCCCGCGTGCGCGATCCGGATCCCGCCGAACTCGAGCGCGAGATCAACGACGCCGCCGACGGCAGCGTCGAGGTCGAGGGGCTACGACTCGCGACCTACGAGATGGTCGAGCGCGTGAAGGAACACGACGCGAGCAAACGCTACCGGGCGGACGTCGAATTCGCCGAACCGGTCGACGAGGACACCTTCGACGCCGCGCTCGATGAACTCGCCGGCACGACCGTCCAGCAGGACACGCCCCAGCGCGTCGACCACCGGCGGGCGAGTCTCACCCGCGAGCGCACGGTCTACGACATCGAGGGCGACCTGCTCGAGCCGACCGAAGCGGAGGTCCGACTCCACGGCGAGGGGGGCCTCTACGTCAAGGAACTCATCAGCAGCGACGACGGCCGCACGGAGCCGAGCCTGGCTGGCCTGGTCGGCACCGACGCCGAGGTGACCGCGCTGGACGTCACCGGCGTCGAGGGTGAGGACGAACCCTTCGAACTCGAGGAGTACTTCCGGGACGAGCCCCGCGAAGACGACGCCTAA